In a single window of the Magnolia sinica isolate HGM2019 chromosome 7, MsV1, whole genome shotgun sequence genome:
- the LOC131251271 gene encoding uncharacterized protein LOC131251271 codes for MENHRIPPLNLAYYYQGKSIEELRHSLLCTTLELETTRLAAKEEIRRKDDELKQLKDLLVTATREKDEANDKYQTLLLRLQQQQQQQQQQQQLQQHQQDDGQVPRGDSNAGISSSECEESIVSEPSLIQPFSILDSEATATTAGLLPLPEKGKLLQAVMKAGPLLQTLLLAGPLPQWRHPPPPLDTLEIPPVTIPGTALNTTNTNKDNTTNNLQQLSINIDYDNNNNNNNHNHNSKRSLFNCHGTVGIISTRWERPKVVSR; via the exons ATGGAGAATCACAGGATTCCACCTCTCAACTTAGCTTATTATTACCAAGGAAAG AGCATTGAAGAATTGAGGCATTCTCTCTTATGCACGACACTGGAATTGGAAACTACGCGACTTGCAGCcaaggaagaaataagaagaaaggatgATGAGCTGAAGCAACTCAAGGATCTGTTGGTGACAGCCACTAGAGAGAAAGACGAAGCCAATGACAAGTACCAAACCCTCCTCCTCCGActtcaacagcagcagcagcagcagcagcagcagcaacagctgcaGCAGCATCAGCAAGATGATGGACAAGTCCCAAGAGGAGATTCGAATGCGGGTATATCATCGTCCGAGTGCGAAGAAAGCATTGTCTCCGAGCCGTCATTGATACAGCCTTTCAGCATCTTAGATTCAGAAGCTACAGCGACTACGGCAGGGTTACTTCCTCTGCCAGAGAAGGGGAAGCTGCTACAGGCAGTGATGAAGGCTGGCCCACTCCTTCAAACGCTTCTCCTTGCAGGTCCCTTGCCTCAGTGGCGCCACCCTCCACCTCCACTCGACACCCTTGAAATCCCTCCCGTTACAATCCCTGGCACAGCACTCAACACCACCAACACCAACAAAGACAACACCACCAACAATCTTCAGCAGCTCTCAATCAATATTGATTatgataacaacaacaacaacaacaaccacaaccacaacaGCAAGAGGTCCCTGTTCAACTGCCATG GAACGGTGGGAATCATATCTACGAGGTGGGAAAGACCAAAGGTAGTAAGTAGATGA